A single genomic interval of Fimbriimonadaceae bacterium harbors:
- the fabZ gene encoding 3-hydroxyacyl-ACP dehydratase FabZ, with protein sequence MLTVEQIMELMPHRYPMLLVDRIVSMEPGKRCRGLKNVTINEAFFQGHYPGRPIMPGVLIVEAIAQAGAVVLLCEEANLGTIPLIGAIDDVRFKRPVVPGDQLISDVELLWFRHGVGRMRGVATVDGEVAATMELTFKLAPKDL encoded by the coding sequence GTGCTGACAGTCGAACAGATCATGGAGCTGATGCCGCATCGGTACCCAATGCTGCTCGTGGACCGGATCGTCTCGATGGAGCCCGGCAAACGCTGCCGGGGCCTGAAGAACGTGACGATCAACGAGGCGTTCTTCCAGGGCCATTACCCTGGCCGGCCGATCATGCCCGGGGTGCTCATCGTCGAGGCCATCGCGCAGGCCGGCGCGGTGGTGTTGCTCTGCGAGGAGGCCAATTTGGGGACGATTCCCCTGATCGGAGCGATCGACGACGTGCGCTTCAAGCGTCCGGTCGTGCCGGGGGACCAGCTCATTTCCGACGTCGAGCTCCTCTGGTTCCGCCACGGGGTCGGCCGCATGCGCGGGGTGGCCACGGTGGACGGCGAGGTCGCCGCAACGATGGAACTGACCTTCAAACTCGCACCCAAGGATCTGTAG